The DNA segment ATGCATTCATGCGTTTTATCGAGGCTCAAGACCCCGAGCTAGCCCAGTGGGTAGCTACGAACGTAACGTTTCCAAACAGTATGGTCGATCGGATTACCCCCGTAACCCGGCCGGAAGATGTAACTTGGCTCAACCAAAAAAGTGGAATTGACGATCAAGTACCGGTGTACTGCGAGGATTTTATCCAATGGGTCATCGAAGATAACTTCATAGCCGGACGGCCCCAGTGGGAACGGGTGGGCGTCGAATTTACGGATGATGTGACTGGCTATGAAACCATGAAACTGAGCCTGTTGAACGCATCCCACACACTACTATCCTATCCGGCAACCCTGATGGGCTACCGGAAGGTGGACGAGGCTCTTCAGAATGAGCAGCTGATACACTTGCTCCGTACTTTTATGGATATTGACATTACGCCCTATGTACTGGTTCCCGGCAATACGGATCTGGACGTATACAAGCAGACGCTCATCGAACGGTTTGCAAACCGATCGGTCAGTGACCAACTTAGCCGGCTTTGCGCGGATGGGATTTCTAAATTTCCGGTGTACATTTTACCCAACTTAGATAAAATGATCAAGGACGGCAAAGACCTGACCCGAATGGCTTTTCTAATCGCGGCTTATCGGCATTATCTACACGCTGGGATCGATGATAAGGGCATTCGCTACACCATTACCGAGCCTTGGATGACACTGGAGGATAAAAAGAGGATCGCGAATGAAGACCCAAATGATTTTTTGAGTATGTCGGCTTTTGAAGGCATTTCTCTGGCGGCAGATACGACATTCATCGAGTTATATACCCAATTTGCAACCCGGATTGCCGACAATGGAATGAAGACTGTGCTCGCTTCCATTTTAACGTAGATCGTCCGCCCTAAGCCCTAACCGGTGAACCTATGACCGCTACGCCACGCCCCAGTCTTCTCCCCTTTGTCACGATTACGTTTGTCTATTTTATTGTCGGGTTCTTGACAACGGTGAATGAACAACTACAAGCCCCCCTGCGATTTACGTTTCTTGCCCACGCGGGAAGTCTGAAAAATACGTTTACGACGTTAATTTCTTTTTTCTTCTTTCTGGGCTATCTGATCAACGGAACACTAGGCAGTCGATGGGTTAATAGGCATGGGTACAAAAAAACGATAATACGTGGCCTGGGATTAATTCTTGCGAGTCTATCAACGTATTAGTGTTCGGCCTGGATGGGCTACAAATATCCCACTATAACGTTTTCTGTCAGCCATGATGCAACAATCCCTTTGGGCTTTATTGTCTTTGTGCTGGGGTCTTATTTAATGGGTACCTCAGCGGCTATCATTCAGGTGGTAGTCAACCCCTATGTGGCTTCGTACGAATTGCGGGGAACCCAACCCGTACAGCGGTTAAACATTACCACGGCAATCAATTCCATTGGGACTACTTCAGCCCCTTTTTTCGTCACCGTCGTGATGTTTAGTGGCATTTCTATCCTCCATGTCAAAATTGAGCAGTTACTGTTGCCTTTCGCTTTTCTCATTTTAGCCGTTATAGCGGTTACGTTCATCACCAGCAGGCTTCATATACCGGATATCACCCACACCAGAGCGACGGTCAGTGAAAAGCTCGACCGAAGTATCTGGTCGTTTCGGCACTTTACTCTGGGCGTCATCGCTATCTTCTTTTATGTGGGTACCGAAGTGGCGATTGGGGCGAATATCAACTTATATGCGTTTGAACGAATAGGCGCTGGCCACCCCATCACATTCCTAGGTAAAACAGACATCATCCTGGGTGGACTCGATCTAGGTATTCATGCCTTATTATCCACGCTATACTGGGGGGGATTCCTGGTGGGCAGGGCTATTTCCAGCTTTTTGAGTAAGATTTCGGCTAGGACGCAGTTGATCACGACAACCGTACTGGCGACTACGTTCGCCCTTACGGCCATGATGACCCAAAATTTGTGGTTGCTGGTGGCGATCGGCTTATTACATTCGTCAATGTGGAGTTGCATATATTCGCTGACGATAAAAGGCCTGAACCAATACACCTCAAAAGCCTCCGGCATATTTATTTCCGCCGTGTTCGGTGGAGCGGTTTTTACCCTGATCCAGGGTGGGCTCGCCGATCTATTGGGCTCATGGCGATGGACCTGGTTTCTGACCGTTGTTTGTGAAGTAGTGATGCTAGTCTATGCCTTGTACGGTTCTCGTATCAGAGAGAAAGATATGATTCGTTAAAAGCGATCAACGTTACGTAGACAAGATTGCAGTAGCACACATAGCGTTTTACCCCCAAATTTCATGGTGTCATGAATTCCTTTTTCTGTAAAGATGTAACGGGAACTGAAGCACTATACTGTACAAGTTTATCAATAGCCTAATCCAGCATTGGTAAAAAATTAGCCGAAGAACTAAAGACGCCTATACCCAATATTTGTGGGACAGAGTTATCGTAAAACCCTGATTATTAATCCGAAGGTGAACGTTGGTGTTATCAATGTGACCTTTGAACTAGGCTGCCGAAATAACCGCTCGGCGGTTCGATGGCATACACATTGAGGTGGTTTACAGCTTTTATTGGTAACAGGAGGTGAAGGCTGGTATCAGGAAGACGGGAAATCGGCTCGCCAGGTATTTCGGCTACCCCGGATTCTGGCATCCACCAGATTTTGCTGAACAAATTCATCCTGATTACCATCCAATTTTACGGAATGAGCAACCTCTTTGGCCGAACAATAGCTCATACTTTCCTTTTTTTCTTCCGCAAATCATTCTGACTTGGACTGCACATAGCCGGTCATGTGGGTTAGCGTGTAGTTTTCATCCAAAATCTTGTTCATGGCCTTTGTATCCCGTCTAATCATCAACCGTGTCAACTGACGGGTTACCCCTAAAATCTGCGTTCCCTCTATGTTAATAAGATCGTTCATGCTGATTGATTCTACGATCAGTTACCTTATGATGGTAAATTGCCCCAGGAAACCTGGGGCAATTGCTACGCTCTATCGACAAAAGGACCCAATCACCTTACCC comes from the Spirosoma agri genome and includes:
- a CDS encoding mannitol dehydrogenase family protein, coding for MSTDVLPYQFDRSHIQVSIVHIGVGNFHRAHQAFYTNLLLKNSDQQSWGICGVALLPSDEALIQKLRQQQGEYTLTVCGRNGHDEVYRIGALTELIWGIENPAAVTDKIADKAVKVVTLTITEGGYNIDKASGTFMLDDKRVQHDLAHPDGPTTVFGFVAEGLRKRKAADHGGLTILSCDNLQHNGNTTRYAFMRFIEAQDPELAQWVATNVTFPNSMVDRITPVTRPEDVTWLNQKSGIDDQVPVYCEDFIQWVIEDNFIAGRPQWERVGVEFTDDVTGYETMKLSLLNASHTLLSYPATLMGYRKVDEALQNEQLIHLLRTFMDIDITPYVLVPGNTDLDVYKQTLIERFANRSVSDQLSRLCADGISKFPVYILPNLDKMIKDGKDLTRMAFLIAAYRHYLHAGIDDKGIRYTITEPWMTLEDKKRIANEDPNDFLSMSAFEGISLAADTTFIELYTQFATRIADNGMKTVLASILT
- a CDS encoding MFS transporter, whose protein sequence is MGFIVFVLGSYLMGTSAAIIQVVVNPYVASYELRGTQPVQRLNITTAINSIGTTSAPFFVTVVMFSGISILHVKIEQLLLPFAFLILAVIAVTFITSRLHIPDITHTRATVSEKLDRSIWSFRHFTLGVIAIFFYVGTEVAIGANINLYAFERIGAGHPITFLGKTDIILGGLDLGIHALLSTLYWGGFLVGRAISSFLSKISARTQLITTTVLATTFALTAMMTQNLWLLVAIGLLHSSMWSCIYSLTIKGLNQYTSKASGIFISAVFGGAVFTLIQGGLADLLGSWRWTWFLTVVCEVVMLVYALYGSRIREKDMIR
- a CDS encoding nuclear transport factor 2 family protein translates to MNDLINIEGTQILGVTRQLTRLMIRRDTKAMNKILDENYTLTHMTGYVQSKSE